The following coding sequences lie in one Sandaracinaceae bacterium genomic window:
- a CDS encoding YjbQ family protein, producing the protein MTYFAETLEIATRGRGTHDITREVQRVVGASGTLRGLCTVFVHHTSASLIINENADPNVHVDLNAWLARLVRDGDPLFVHTEEGPDDMSAHVRVALTQTSLGIPVESGRADLGTWQGVYLWEHRTRAHTRRVTISVVG; encoded by the coding sequence ATGACCTACTTCGCCGAGACCCTCGAGATCGCCACGCGTGGGCGCGGCACGCACGACATCACCCGCGAGGTGCAGCGCGTGGTGGGCGCATCCGGCACGCTGCGCGGGCTGTGCACCGTGTTCGTGCACCACACCAGCGCGTCGCTGATCATCAACGAGAACGCCGACCCCAACGTGCACGTGGACTTGAACGCTTGGCTCGCGCGCCTGGTGCGCGACGGCGACCCGCTCTTCGTGCACACCGAGGAGGGCCCGGACGACATGAGCGCCCACGTGCGCGTCGCGCTGACGCAGACCTCGCTGGGTATCCCGGTCGAGAGTGGCCGCGCGGACCTCGGCACCTGGCAGGGCGTCTACCTCTGGGAGCACCGCACCCGCGCGCACACACGCCGCGTGACGATCTCCGTGGTGGGCTGA
- the bla gene encoding subclass B1 metallo-beta-lactamase, with protein MRSLLFLVVALMLAGCGAASPVAPAEPASGSAPAASTLPSTDVTLHADLVVRRLSPNVLLHVSWKELPEWGRVSSNGLVVMGPHEALLVDTTWDDAGTALLLDHVEAAHGRRVTHAIVTHSHDDRMGGIREAQRRGIVVHGLALTATRAVAAGEPPPSETFASETTLRVDGVRAEAFFPGAAHAPDNLVVWLPDEHVLFGTCMVREQAGTSVGNLADASLETWEAALAAVRARVPAPRVVVPGHGEPGDAGLLDHTLTLVRAARGER; from the coding sequence ATGCGCTCTCTGCTCTTCCTCGTGGTCGCGCTGATGCTGGCTGGCTGTGGCGCGGCGAGCCCTGTGGCTCCCGCTGAGCCCGCGTCCGGCTCCGCGCCAGCGGCTTCCACCCTGCCGTCCACCGACGTGACACTCCACGCGGACCTCGTGGTGCGCCGACTGAGCCCCAACGTGCTGCTGCACGTGTCGTGGAAGGAGCTGCCCGAGTGGGGGCGCGTGTCGTCCAACGGCCTGGTGGTGATGGGCCCCCATGAAGCGCTGCTGGTGGACACCACCTGGGACGACGCGGGCACGGCGCTCCTGCTGGACCACGTGGAAGCCGCCCACGGCCGGCGCGTGACGCACGCCATCGTCACGCACTCCCACGACGACCGCATGGGGGGCATCCGCGAGGCGCAGCGCCGCGGCATCGTGGTGCACGGCCTCGCGCTCACGGCCACACGCGCCGTGGCCGCCGGTGAGCCCCCGCCCAGCGAGACCTTCGCGAGCGAGACCACGCTGCGAGTGGACGGCGTTCGCGCAGAGGCGTTCTTTCCTGGCGCGGCGCACGCGCCCGACAACCTGGTGGTGTGGCTCCCCGACGAACACGTGCTCTTCGGGACCTGCATGGTGCGCGAGCAGGCCGGCACGTCCGTGGGCAACCTGGCCGACGCGTCGCTCGAGACCTGGGAGGCGGCCCTCGCGGCGGTGCGTGCGCGCGTGCCGGCGCCACGCGTGGTGGTCCCCGGTCACGGCGAGCCCGGCGACGCCGGCCTGCTGGACCACACTCTCACGCTCGTGCGGGCGGCGCGGGGAGAGCGCTGA
- a CDS encoding FAD-binding protein: MATTAARETFDVVVVGGGTAGLHAAGELAVLGLRVVVLEKRGAGRSGARWCNGVLDWQLTRAGLGTSWITGYPRTSASHMLSPSGRHRFTIEDNPIIEADMRALVDHLRARAEAAGVDLRWGVSDVSLSLRGGRVAGLSARQGEHPLAFDAPLFVDAAGYRGVLRSQVPELARACPPCAPSDLCTAQQFMLKIDDVAGARAFLREHAASPGDVVSWLATAGGYSTVNVGVDPSFEHVSVLAGSIPVGGAPGGAELVRQVRAQHPWMGEALFGGGGTIPLRRVYDRFTAPGIALVGDAAGQVMTGHGSGIGFGLIAGKMLAEAVAGARDPGAADVLWRYQAGFLREFGGTLSGYDAVRRMSCALGSAGVETLFAVGIFSPSLVRPGLDQRRGQLAPGEALRAGRRLLQRPALARVVVPTLATLSASEGLYRAYPRRRNGLAFKAWEAAAQRLLPSQGA; the protein is encoded by the coding sequence ATGGCGACCACGGCAGCCCGCGAGACCTTTGACGTTGTAGTGGTGGGCGGAGGCACGGCGGGGCTGCATGCCGCAGGCGAGCTCGCGGTGTTGGGGCTGCGGGTGGTGGTGCTCGAGAAGCGCGGCGCAGGGCGCAGCGGGGCGCGTTGGTGCAACGGCGTGCTGGACTGGCAGCTGACGCGGGCCGGGCTGGGCACGAGCTGGATCACGGGGTACCCCCGCACGAGCGCGTCCCACATGCTGAGCCCCAGCGGCCGGCACCGCTTCACCATCGAGGACAACCCGATCATCGAGGCCGACATGCGGGCCCTGGTGGATCACCTCCGTGCACGCGCCGAGGCCGCGGGCGTGGACCTCCGCTGGGGTGTGAGCGACGTCTCGCTGTCGCTCCGTGGCGGGCGCGTGGCGGGGCTGTCGGCGCGCCAGGGAGAGCACCCGCTCGCCTTCGACGCGCCGCTGTTCGTGGACGCGGCTGGCTACCGCGGGGTGCTGCGCTCGCAGGTGCCGGAGCTCGCGCGCGCGTGCCCGCCGTGCGCGCCCTCCGATCTGTGCACCGCCCAGCAGTTCATGCTGAAGATCGACGACGTGGCCGGGGCGCGTGCGTTCTTGCGCGAGCACGCGGCCTCCCCGGGTGACGTGGTGTCCTGGCTGGCCACGGCAGGCGGCTACTCCACGGTGAACGTCGGGGTGGACCCTTCGTTCGAGCACGTGTCCGTGCTGGCGGGCTCCATCCCCGTGGGTGGTGCCCCGGGCGGCGCCGAGCTGGTGCGACAGGTGCGCGCCCAGCACCCCTGGATGGGCGAAGCGCTCTTCGGCGGAGGCGGCACCATCCCGCTGCGGCGCGTCTACGACCGCTTCACCGCGCCCGGCATCGCGCTGGTGGGCGACGCCGCCGGGCAGGTGATGACCGGCCACGGCAGCGGCATCGGCTTCGGCCTCATCGCGGGGAAGATGCTGGCCGAGGCCGTGGCAGGCGCACGCGACCCGGGCGCGGCCGACGTTCTGTGGCGCTACCAGGCGGGCTTCCTGCGCGAGTTCGGCGGCACGCTCTCGGGCTACGACGCCGTGCGCCGCATGAGCTGCGCGCTGGGGTCGGCCGGCGTGGAGACGCTCTTCGCGGTGGGGATCTTCTCGCCGTCGCTGGTGCGGCCGGGCCTCGATCAGCGGCGTGGCCAGCTCGCCCCCGGCGAGGCCCTGCGCGCGGGCCGGCGGCTGCTCCAGCGGCCTGCGCTCGCGCGGGTGGTCGTCCCCACGCTGGCCACCCTGAGCGCGTCGGAGGGCCTGTACCGGGCCTATCCGAGGCGCCGCAACGGCCTCGCGTTCAAGGCGTGGGAGGCCGCGGCGCAGCGCTTGCTGCCGAGCCAAGGCGCCTGA
- a CDS encoding GAF domain-containing sensor histidine kinase, translating to MDEPLSIREAARFTLVRRSVDDDETLSRAFLNALKLSAETLNVARVGIWRYEEDGTRIRCEMLFDRRTGNAAPGEVIDLLRCPRYAEALRTRRVVMAEDAREDSRTGELTPYLVANDIHALLDCPVFEQGDAIGVVCHEHVGAVRAWTAEDRYFAATVADMLGLYLEQRASARHYQELLDARRELERHRVMESLGRMAANVAHDFNNVLLALQLRTDFMRKDPPQEDRGHVGADLLSIVDQGRRLVRNLLDFANQDQPPTTVIDLANVLRAMRPALSALADDGIDLTMELPDEPVYVRLEQSGAEQIVMNLVKNARDALIGGGHLRLTLTLDVGPNGDDPARPLARLVVADTGVGMDDATREKAFEPFFTTKERGEGDGLGLSTVYSVVTAAGGTVSASSALGEGTTITVLLPRLGGART from the coding sequence ATGGATGAGCCACTCAGCATTCGCGAGGCTGCGCGCTTCACGCTGGTCCGCCGCTCGGTGGATGATGACGAGACCCTCTCCCGCGCCTTCCTCAACGCGCTGAAGCTCAGCGCCGAGACGCTGAACGTCGCCCGCGTGGGCATCTGGCGCTACGAAGAGGACGGCACGCGCATCCGCTGCGAGATGCTGTTCGACCGCCGCACCGGGAACGCCGCCCCGGGCGAGGTCATCGACCTGCTGCGCTGCCCACGCTACGCCGAGGCCCTGCGCACGCGTCGCGTGGTGATGGCCGAGGACGCCCGCGAGGACTCACGCACCGGCGAGCTGACGCCCTACCTCGTCGCGAACGACATCCACGCGCTGCTCGACTGCCCGGTCTTCGAGCAGGGCGACGCGATTGGGGTGGTGTGCCACGAGCACGTCGGCGCCGTGCGCGCTTGGACCGCCGAAGACCGCTACTTCGCCGCCACGGTGGCCGACATGCTGGGCCTGTATCTCGAGCAGCGCGCCTCGGCACGCCACTACCAAGAGCTGCTGGACGCGCGCCGTGAGCTCGAGCGTCACCGCGTGATGGAGTCGCTCGGACGCATGGCCGCCAACGTGGCCCACGACTTCAACAACGTGCTGCTGGCCCTGCAGCTGCGCACCGACTTCATGCGCAAGGATCCACCCCAAGAGGACCGTGGCCACGTAGGCGCGGACTTGCTGAGCATCGTCGACCAAGGGCGCCGCCTGGTGCGCAACCTGTTGGACTTCGCCAACCAGGATCAGCCGCCCACCACGGTCATCGACCTGGCCAACGTGCTGCGCGCCATGCGGCCGGCGCTCTCGGCGCTGGCGGACGACGGCATCGACCTCACCATGGAGCTGCCCGACGAGCCGGTCTACGTGCGCCTCGAGCAGAGCGGCGCCGAGCAGATCGTGATGAACCTGGTGAAGAACGCGCGCGACGCGCTGATCGGCGGGGGCCACCTGAGGCTCACGTTGACCCTGGACGTTGGCCCGAATGGTGACGACCCCGCCCGTCCGCTGGCGCGGCTGGTGGTGGCCGACACGGGGGTGGGCATGGACGACGCCACGCGCGAGAAAGCCTTCGAGCCCTTTTTCACCACCAAGGAGCGCGGCGAAGGCGACGGTCTCGGGCTCTCCACGGTTTACTCGGTGGTCACCGCGGCGGGCGGCACCGTGAGCGCGAGCAGCGCCCTCGGCGAGGGCACCACCATCACCGTGCTGCTGCCTCGCTTGGGCGGCGCAAGAACCTGA
- a CDS encoding protein kinase, translated as MPSHGVNNKPSVSVSGDVSRTRVMARVGTTLGAPIILAACVVTLVATVGLLATASSYLTLKQAGHERADAWLDGRRAHLEGTLEQAFGVADPLLDHLAAFVRGQPGDDRVDGLVPRLHALAAGRTGVTWVSVSYPDGTFVGVSRGEDGRFEAQATTVETWDDPNATDAERAATGVERRLALDERGRVRERSRALSAYDPRRRPFYELAVRERARVWTEPYTFLPDWRTGVTRVEPVYQSDAPGAPLIAVLTVDFDAEELTQLLGAPVYADKRTLVVTSGGVVLAAHGVALDELAADLDPSERPVPTLAAITDPVVVAMRSLFGAGDERVAAAMTVAGEAYRYDARVVANLSGQRVLLLTAVPERELYRAAHQQALRGALTTGALTLLGLLLAFAISASLAHHRRKRRLAEAAAQRAREQVRQLGRYELVSLLGAGAMGEVYRARHTLLARDAALKLIKWRDLSRGSDATGELEARMEERRQRFFDEAQRLASLHSLHTVSVHDFGVSEDGRYFLVMELLDGLDLASLVAYDGPQAPARVAAILAQVCDSLAEAHEGGLVHQDIKPGNVFLCRIAEALDFVKVLDFGLARAVGQPGDVGTPHTIEGTPAYMAPEQILGEPIGPAVDLYALGGLGFFLLTGQPPYPGSHREGLFAQHVHGPLPSLPEDVAKHTPRALAQLLTRCLAKQPDHRPSSARVLAEVLRKIAAEHAEEWSAEDRQRWWAKLEQERPAKPEDDHAPSALPVRIDAAHSMRRRSA; from the coding sequence GTGCCATCCCATGGGGTGAACAACAAGCCCAGCGTGAGCGTGAGCGGTGACGTGTCGAGGACACGCGTGATGGCGCGCGTGGGGACCACGCTGGGGGCGCCCATCATCCTCGCTGCGTGCGTGGTGACGTTGGTGGCCACCGTGGGCCTGCTGGCCACCGCGTCGTCGTACCTGACGCTGAAGCAGGCGGGCCACGAGCGGGCCGACGCGTGGCTCGACGGGCGGCGCGCGCACCTCGAGGGCACGCTCGAGCAGGCCTTCGGCGTGGCCGACCCCCTGCTGGACCACCTGGCCGCGTTCGTGCGTGGCCAGCCCGGCGATGACCGCGTGGACGGCCTGGTGCCGCGCCTGCATGCGCTCGCGGCGGGACGCACGGGGGTCACGTGGGTCAGCGTCAGCTATCCGGACGGCACCTTCGTGGGGGTGTCCCGCGGGGAAGACGGTCGCTTCGAGGCGCAGGCGACCACGGTGGAGACGTGGGACGACCCCAACGCCACGGACGCCGAGCGCGCCGCCACGGGGGTGGAGCGCCGGCTGGCCCTCGACGAGCGTGGCCGGGTGCGAGAGCGCTCGCGTGCGCTGTCGGCCTATGACCCGCGTCGCCGGCCATTCTACGAGCTGGCTGTGCGGGAGCGCGCGCGTGTGTGGACCGAGCCCTACACCTTCTTGCCCGACTGGCGCACGGGCGTGACGCGCGTGGAGCCGGTGTACCAGAGCGACGCGCCGGGTGCGCCCCTGATCGCGGTGCTCACCGTGGACTTCGACGCCGAAGAGCTGACCCAGCTGCTGGGCGCCCCGGTCTACGCGGACAAGCGCACGCTGGTGGTGACCTCGGGCGGCGTGGTGCTGGCAGCGCACGGCGTGGCGCTCGACGAGCTGGCCGCTGACCTCGACCCGAGCGAGCGGCCCGTGCCGACGCTCGCGGCGATCACGGACCCCGTCGTGGTGGCCATGCGCAGCTTGTTCGGTGCCGGCGACGAGCGCGTGGCGGCGGCCATGACCGTGGCCGGCGAGGCCTATCGCTATGACGCGCGTGTGGTGGCCAACCTGTCTGGCCAGCGAGTCCTGCTGCTGACCGCGGTGCCCGAGCGCGAGCTCTACCGTGCGGCGCACCAGCAGGCGCTGCGGGGTGCGCTCACCACGGGCGCGCTCACGCTGCTGGGGCTGCTGCTGGCCTTTGCCATCTCGGCCAGCCTCGCCCACCACCGGCGCAAGCGGCGCCTGGCCGAGGCGGCGGCGCAGCGCGCGCGAGAGCAGGTGCGCCAGCTGGGACGCTACGAGCTGGTGAGCCTCTTGGGCGCGGGCGCCATGGGCGAAGTCTACCGGGCGCGGCACACGCTGCTGGCGCGCGACGCCGCCCTCAAGCTCATCAAGTGGCGCGACCTCTCGCGCGGAAGCGACGCGACCGGTGAGCTGGAGGCGCGCATGGAGGAGCGCCGGCAGCGCTTCTTCGACGAGGCCCAGCGGCTGGCCAGCCTGCACAGCCTGCACACCGTGAGCGTGCACGACTTCGGAGTGTCCGAGGACGGACGCTACTTCCTGGTGATGGAGCTCCTGGACGGGCTCGACCTCGCCAGCCTGGTGGCCTACGACGGGCCGCAGGCACCGGCGCGCGTGGCCGCGATCCTGGCCCAGGTCTGCGACTCGCTCGCCGAGGCCCACGAAGGTGGGCTGGTGCACCAGGACATCAAGCCCGGCAACGTATTCCTGTGCCGCATCGCCGAGGCGCTCGACTTCGTGAAGGTGCTGGACTTCGGCTTGGCGCGCGCCGTGGGTCAGCCGGGCGACGTCGGGACGCCGCACACCATCGAGGGCACGCCGGCCTACATGGCGCCCGAGCAGATCCTGGGCGAGCCCATTGGCCCGGCCGTGGACCTCTACGCGCTGGGCGGGCTCGGCTTCTTCTTGCTGACGGGCCAGCCTCCGTATCCGGGCTCGCACCGCGAGGGACTCTTCGCGCAACACGTGCACGGGCCCCTGCCCTCGCTGCCGGAGGACGTGGCCAAGCACACGCCGCGCGCACTGGCACAGCTGCTCACGCGCTGCCTGGCGAAGCAGCCCGACCACCGCCCGTCGTCCGCGCGGGTGCTGGCGGAGGTGCTGCGCAAGATCGCGGCCGAGCACGCAGAGGAGTGGAGCGCCGAGGACCGACAGCGCTGGTGGGCGAAGCTCGAACAAGAGCGCCCCGCGAAGCCGGAGGACGACCACGCTCCGAGCGCGCTGCCCGTGCGCATCGACGCGGCGCACTCCATGCGGCGCCGCTCGGCCTGA
- a CDS encoding HIT family protein, translated as MTFALHPTLAADSVPVTSLGLSDVRLIRDARYPWTILVPRVAEVRDVYQLSEAQQQTLTRESALLSRALVALFAPFKLNVAALGNMVPQLHLHHIARSPGDAAWPRPVWGVGDAEPYTDNALTERVHELQTALARTA; from the coding sequence ATGACCTTCGCGCTGCACCCCACCCTGGCCGCCGACAGCGTGCCTGTGACCTCGCTCGGGCTGTCGGACGTGCGGCTCATCCGTGACGCACGCTACCCCTGGACCATCCTGGTGCCGCGCGTGGCGGAGGTGCGCGACGTCTACCAGCTGAGCGAGGCGCAGCAGCAGACGCTCACACGCGAGTCCGCGCTGCTGAGCCGGGCGCTGGTGGCGCTGTTCGCGCCCTTCAAGCTGAACGTGGCCGCGCTCGGGAACATGGTGCCGCAGCTGCACCTGCACCACATCGCGCGCAGCCCGGGCGACGCTGCCTGGCCGCGCCCGGTGTGGGGGGTGGGCGACGCCGAGCCCTACACCGACAACGCTCTGACCGAGCGGGTCCATGAGCTGCAAACCGCGCTGGCCCGCACAGCCTGA
- a CDS encoding DUF2236 domain-containing protein, with protein sequence MSKPRIPTEFRYWEQLETPYAKALRQLLRAVFGVEPRLPDEAVRKYAEAYYDADPVAEAFIDEVYLTQGQVAGRAMVDQALAHGVDSVPNAPASLRRLFSEIEVMPEWLDWEQVELGARVFRRFSTYVYSFAGVITLHGYRENSVAKPLSFTGAYNGESANRRFLETAAFWIDVSEPGGLRKGGKGIETALRVRLMHVFVRRRLMAHPEWDLEAWGVPISQGDAMLTLMGGSVAPGYGMRLLGFRVPREEIVALLHFWRYVGHLLGVQPRWYPATPEEGIGLLYASEIKGVRRSGEDGRKLAVSYLESFRPTPTDSQRDVLIKKLEHGLERGYAAWFLPPQSHFAYKLPGPGLWALHPPAQFLPRYALETLRRHVPQVDEWVDRRARQKSKAWVHGRLGARHAEYQAVSNFTR encoded by the coding sequence ATGAGCAAGCCGCGGATCCCCACCGAGTTTCGCTACTGGGAGCAGCTCGAGACGCCTTATGCGAAGGCGCTTCGGCAGCTGCTGCGTGCCGTTTTCGGCGTGGAGCCGCGACTGCCGGACGAGGCGGTGCGGAAGTATGCCGAGGCCTACTACGACGCCGACCCGGTGGCGGAGGCGTTCATCGACGAGGTGTACCTGACGCAGGGCCAGGTGGCGGGGCGCGCCATGGTGGACCAGGCGCTGGCGCATGGTGTGGACAGCGTGCCCAACGCGCCCGCTTCGCTGCGCCGGCTGTTCAGCGAGATCGAGGTCATGCCCGAGTGGCTCGACTGGGAGCAGGTGGAGCTGGGCGCGCGCGTTTTCCGGCGCTTCAGCACGTATGTCTACAGCTTCGCCGGGGTCATCACGCTGCACGGCTACCGCGAGAACTCGGTGGCGAAGCCCCTGTCGTTCACGGGGGCCTACAACGGGGAGTCCGCCAACCGGCGCTTCCTCGAGACGGCGGCGTTCTGGATCGATGTGTCGGAGCCCGGCGGGCTGCGTAAGGGCGGCAAGGGCATCGAGACCGCGCTGCGCGTGCGCCTGATGCACGTCTTCGTGCGGCGTCGCTTGATGGCGCACCCCGAGTGGGACCTCGAGGCCTGGGGCGTGCCCATCTCGCAGGGTGACGCGATGCTCACGCTCATGGGCGGCAGCGTGGCGCCGGGCTATGGCATGCGGCTGCTGGGCTTCCGCGTGCCGCGCGAGGAGATCGTGGCCTTGCTGCACTTCTGGCGCTACGTGGGGCACCTCTTGGGCGTGCAGCCGCGCTGGTACCCGGCCACGCCCGAGGAGGGCATCGGCTTGCTCTACGCCAGCGAGATCAAGGGCGTGCGGCGCTCGGGCGAGGATGGCCGGAAGCTGGCCGTGTCCTACCTCGAGTCGTTCCGCCCCACGCCCACGGACAGCCAGCGCGACGTGCTGATCAAGAAGCTGGAGCACGGCCTCGAGCGCGGTTACGCGGCGTGGTTCCTGCCGCCGCAGTCGCACTTCGCCTACAAGCTGCCGGGCCCCGGGCTCTGGGCGCTGCATCCGCCCGCGCAGTTCCTGCCGCGCTACGCGCTCGAGACGCTGCGGCGTCACGTGCCGCAGGTGGACGAGTGGGTGGACCGCCGCGCGCGGCAGAAGTCGAAGGCGTGGGTGCACGGTCGGCTCGGCGCGCGGCACGCCGAGTATCAAGCGGTCAGCAACTTCACGCGCTGA
- a CDS encoding TolC family protein translates to MSGWQSSARLSGLVSVVLGAASLTACAGPSIHSDVTRVQDLSRVEHLTQLVELEVDPVAAEDAQRLLAGTLDADTAVRVALLNNRELRATLRELGVARGHLMQAGVLPNPVVELEILPERNSQLELRVEWDITSVVLAPRRARAAEPALLAARYRVAGAVVDLGYRVRVAFYAVQAAQQRLGVAQRMLDTFAAGRDAARAIFEAGNSAELDLASQEVAYERARITVAQLELDAATAREVLQRLLGAHGEDTAWTVTAELPDVPASVTLPDALETQALQASLELHETRQRLEGLARRTGVARVAGWLPDVAVDVHALHGNPEDGAAGGSRGWRFGGGVSVGVPVFDQQRGTTRALEAEFDALMERYYGMAVDLRSAARDARNRVVSAHARARQYQAVIVPAQARVSAQTLLQYNAMQVGIFQLLQARREELDAQLALVDTRREYWSATAELSALLAGQRVRPAEGSTSGSGMSTSAATGGH, encoded by the coding sequence ATGAGCGGCTGGCAGTCCTCGGCGCGGCTCAGCGGGCTGGTGTCGGTGGTCCTCGGCGCGGCCAGCCTGACGGCCTGCGCGGGCCCGTCCATCCACAGCGACGTGACCCGCGTGCAAGACCTCAGCCGGGTGGAGCACCTGACCCAGCTGGTCGAGCTCGAGGTGGACCCCGTGGCGGCCGAAGACGCCCAGCGCCTGCTGGCCGGCACGCTGGACGCCGACACCGCCGTGCGTGTGGCATTGCTGAACAACCGCGAGCTGCGCGCCACGCTGCGCGAGCTGGGGGTGGCCCGCGGGCACCTGATGCAGGCGGGCGTGCTGCCCAACCCGGTGGTGGAGTTGGAGATCCTCCCGGAGCGCAACTCGCAGCTGGAGCTGCGCGTGGAGTGGGACATCACCAGTGTGGTGCTCGCGCCGCGGCGTGCGCGTGCGGCCGAGCCCGCGCTCCTGGCCGCCCGCTACCGCGTGGCCGGCGCCGTGGTGGACTTGGGCTACCGGGTGCGCGTGGCGTTCTATGCCGTGCAAGCGGCGCAGCAGCGCCTCGGTGTCGCGCAGCGCATGCTGGACACGTTTGCGGCGGGGCGTGACGCCGCGCGGGCCATCTTCGAGGCGGGCAACAGCGCCGAGCTCGACCTGGCCAGCCAAGAGGTGGCCTACGAGCGCGCCCGCATCACGGTGGCGCAGCTCGAGCTGGACGCGGCCACCGCGCGCGAGGTGCTGCAGCGGCTGCTGGGCGCGCACGGCGAGGACACGGCCTGGACCGTGACGGCGGAGCTGCCCGACGTGCCCGCGAGCGTAACGCTGCCCGACGCGCTCGAGACCCAGGCGCTGCAGGCCAGCCTCGAGCTGCACGAGACGCGACAGCGCCTCGAAGGGCTGGCGCGGCGCACGGGCGTGGCACGCGTGGCGGGCTGGCTGCCCGATGTGGCGGTGGACGTGCACGCGCTGCACGGCAACCCCGAGGACGGTGCAGCGGGCGGCTCGCGTGGCTGGCGCTTCGGCGGCGGCGTGAGCGTGGGGGTGCCCGTCTTCGACCAGCAGCGCGGCACCACGCGCGCGCTCGAGGCCGAGTTCGATGCGCTCATGGAGCGCTACTACGGCATGGCGGTGGACCTGCGCTCGGCGGCACGCGACGCCCGCAACCGGGTGGTCTCGGCGCACGCCCGGGCGCGGCAGTACCAGGCGGTCATCGTCCCGGCGCAGGCGCGCGTCTCGGCGCAGACGCTGCTGCAGTACAACGCCATGCAGGTGGGCATCTTCCAGCTGCTGCAGGCCCGCCGCGAAGAGCTGGACGCACAGTTGGCGCTGGTGGACACGCGCCGTGAGTACTGGAGCGCCACCGCCGAGCTCTCGGCCCTCTTGGCGGGCCAGCGCGTGCGGCCGGCCGAGGGCAGTACGTCGGGCAGCGGCATGAGCACGTCCGCAGCGACGGGAGGGCACTGA
- a CDS encoding copper oxidase — MDRRDFIRYGGLAAGAVIAARVSPAEAQQAQEAAAAAAAAPATPGARQPIVAPGGQPAVVTPNGSTLPLRTVNGVKVGHLIAEPVDHEFAPGLRAECWGYNGSTPGPTIEAVEGDTLRLYVSNRLPEPTTVHWHGIILPNGMDGVAGLTQRPIPRGETYVYEFTVRHPGTYMYHPHYDEMTQIALGMTGMFIVHPRRPRGPRVDRDFVMMTHEFRLNVGARRPDPNEMKDFNVLTFNSKVFPGTAPLVVGRGERVRIRLGNLSPMDHHPIHLHGLFFHVTATDGGYINESAQRPDTTVLVPVGSTRVIEFVPEELGDWAMHCHMTHHVMTQMGHGNPPMVGADSRNLDRRMARVMPEYMTMGQDGMGGMGEMDMPIPPNSLPMRGMHGPFSYIDMGGMFTVLKVREQPDATDPASWYQHPPGTVAGPADAARMQADGVRAPRPPRGAEPAADE, encoded by the coding sequence ATGGACCGACGAGACTTCATTCGTTACGGCGGCCTCGCGGCGGGGGCCGTGATCGCGGCGCGCGTGAGCCCGGCCGAGGCCCAACAGGCTCAGGAAGCGGCAGCGGCGGCGGCAGCTGCACCGGCCACGCCCGGCGCGCGCCAGCCCATCGTGGCGCCCGGCGGTCAGCCCGCGGTGGTCACGCCCAACGGGTCCACGCTGCCGCTGCGCACCGTGAACGGCGTGAAGGTGGGCCACCTGATCGCCGAGCCGGTGGACCACGAGTTCGCGCCCGGGCTGCGCGCCGAGTGCTGGGGCTACAACGGCAGCACGCCGGGGCCCACCATCGAGGCCGTGGAGGGCGACACGCTGCGCCTCTACGTGAGCAACCGCCTGCCGGAGCCCACCACCGTGCACTGGCACGGCATCATCTTGCCCAACGGCATGGACGGCGTGGCGGGGCTCACGCAGCGCCCCATCCCGCGCGGCGAGACCTACGTGTACGAGTTCACCGTGCGCCACCCGGGCACGTACATGTACCACCCGCACTACGACGAGATGACGCAGATCGCGCTCGGCATGACGGGCATGTTCATCGTGCACCCGCGCCGGCCGCGTGGGCCGCGCGTGGACCGCGACTTCGTGATGATGACGCACGAGTTCCGGCTGAACGTGGGCGCGCGCCGGCCGGACCCGAACGAGATGAAGGACTTCAACGTGCTGACCTTCAACAGCAAGGTGTTCCCGGGCACCGCGCCGCTGGTGGTGGGGCGCGGCGAGCGGGTGCGCATCCGCCTCGGCAACCTGAGCCCCATGGACCACCACCCGATCCACCTGCACGGGCTGTTCTTCCACGTCACCGCCACCGACGGCGGGTACATCAACGAGTCGGCGCAGCGGCCGGACACCACCGTGCTGGTGCCGGTGGGCAGCACGCGCGTGATCGAGTTCGTGCCCGAGGAGCTGGGCGACTGGGCCATGCACTGCCACATGACCCACCACGTCATGACGCAGATGGGCCACGGCAACCCGCCCATGGTGGGCGCCGACTCGCGCAACCTCGACCGGCGCATGGCCCGCGTGATGCCCGAGTACATGACCATGGGCCAAGACGGCATGGGCGGCATGGGCGAGATGGACATGCCCATCCCGCCGAACAGCCTTCCCATGCGCGGCATGCACGGCCCCTTCAGCTACATCGACATGGGCGGCATGTTCACGGTGCTCAAGGTGCGCGAGCAGCCCGATGCAACGGACCCGGCCAGCTGGTACCAACACCCGCCCGGCACGGTGGCGGGGCCGGCCGACGCGGCGCGCATGCAGGCGGACGGGGTGCGCGCGCCGAGGCCACCACGTGGGGCCGAGCCTGCGGCGGACGAGTAG